Part of the Aquabacterium sp. NJ1 genome, ACGCCGCCTGATGTACGTGGCCATCACGCGTGCCCGTCAGCGTCTGCACATCAGCTTCAGCCAGACGCGCATGCTGCATGGCCAGACACGCTACAACATCAAGAGCCGCTTCCTGGACGAGTTGCCCGAAGGCGCGCTCAAGTGGCTCACGCCGCGCAACCAGGGCTTTGGCTCGGGTTTTGCCAAGTCCTACAACGACGCGTGGGCCAGCGGCAAAGGCATGGGTTCGATGGTGGGGGCCGGGGCGCAGCCTTATCGCTCTGGTGGCGGTTCAGGTGCTTATGCCGGTGGCAGCCGCGGTGGTTATGGCGGTGGTCAGTACTACGGCGCCAAGAAGGAAGACGATTTCAAGGATCTGACGGCACCGCTGCCCACCAAGATGGCGCAGGCCAAGACCGAAGGCGGCTTGCGTGTGGGCCAGAGCGTGTTCCACAACAAGTTCGGCGAAGGCGTGGTGCTGACCTTGGAGGGCAATGGCCCGGATGCCCGCGTGCAGGTCAACTTCGGGCGTCATGGCACGAAGTGGCTGATGTTGAGCGTGGCCAAGCTCACGCCCATCGAATAAGGCGCAGGCCGGGCCGCTGCGGGCCCGGTGTGACTCAACCGCCTCAGACCAGCCCGTTGCGGATCGCGTAGGCGATCAGGTCGGAGTTGTTGGTCAGGCCGAGCTTTTCCAGCACGCGGGCGCGGTAAACGCTCACGGTCTTGGGGCTCAGCAGCAGTTGTTCGGCGATGTCGGACAGGCGCTTGCCCGAGGCGATCATCACCAGGGTCTGCAATTCGCGGTCAGACAACTTCTGGTGCGCGTCTTCTTGAGCCGGTGCGGTGAGGTTCTCCACCAGCATCAGCGTCATCTCAGGCGTCACGTACTTCTTGCCCTGCGCCACGGTGCGCACGGCCGCCACGATCTGCGCGGCGTCGCTGCCCTTGTTCAGGTAGCCCGAGGCACCGGCCTTCAGCGCCCGCATGGCGTACTGGTCTTCCGGGTACATCGAGACCACCAGCACCTTGAGTGTGCTGCCTTCTTCCTTGAGCACGTGCAGCACGTCCAGGCCGCTGCGGCCGGGCAGGTTGATGTCCAGCACGAGCACGTCACAGCTCTTGTCGCGCAGCAGGGTGCGCAGCTCGCCGTAATCGGCCGCTTCACCCACCACGTCGATGTCCGGTGCATCGGCCAGCGTGTCGCGGATACCGCGTCGGATCAGGGCATGGTCGTCGCAGAGAATGACTTTGATCATAGTTTGCCCCATACCGTGGGGTCGTCAGGGTCAGCCTCGTTGCCCAGCGTGCCGGCTTCCAGATCGGGCAACAGTCGATCGATGAAACCGTTTTCCGGGCCAGACAGCGGCACGGACAGGATCAGGGTCGTGCCGTCCGGGTTGCTGCTGATGTCCACCCAGCCGCCCACCGTTTCAGCACGCTCATGCAGGCCACGGATGCCGAAGGAGCGGGCCTTGGCCAAGTCCTCGGCATTCAAGCCTCGGCCATTGTCAGTCACTTCGATGGACAAGACGCCGCCTGCCTGCGTCAGATCGACGCTGACCTTGCTGGCCTGTGCGTGTTTGGAGACATTGGTCAGCGCTTCTTGTGCAAAGCGGTAGGCCACCAGGGGCACACCCGGCGCCAGTTGCAGCTGTTCATGGCTGGTGCGGAAGCTCACCTGCAGGCCGGTGCGCTTGGCGAAGCGGTCGCTCATCCATTGCAGTGCGGCCACCAGGCCTTGCTCCAGGATGGCCGGGCGCAGGTTGTGCATGATGCGCTGGCTGGCCTCGTGGGCGTGGCCGACCGATTCCAGCGCCTGCTGCACGCGCTCGGCGATTTCGGGCGAGCCGGCGTGGCGGGCGATCCAGGCCAGGTCGAACTTCACGGCCGTCAGCGCGCCGCCGACATCGTCATGGATTTCACGCGCGATGGCGGCGCGTTCCTGCTCGATGCTGGTCTGCAAGTGCTGGGCGAGTTCGCGCAGCTGCTGGCGCGAGCGGCTCAGGGCGTGGTCGGCGCGCTGCTTGGCGATGCGGGTTCGGTTGGCCTCGATGGCCAACAGGGCGGCGGGCGCCAGGCGAGCCAGGTTGCTCTTGAGCAGGTAGTCGTTGGCGCCGTTGCGCATGGCCTGCACGGCGATGTCCTCGCCGATTTCGCCGGACACCAGGATGAAGGGCACCAGCTTGCCCATGGAGCGCACCTTGTCCAGCGCCGCCAGGCCGGAGTAGCCCGGCAGGTTGTAGTCCGACAGGATCAGGTCCCAGTCCTGCTCCAGGGCCTCGATGAGCGCCGCTTCGTTCTCGACCCGCACGATGTCGGCGTTGATGCCGCCGCGGCGCAGGTGGATGGCGACCAGGGCGTGATCCTCGTCGTTGTCTTCCAGGTGCAGGACGCGCAGCCTCACCGGCGGCATGCTGTTGACGCCGGTCTGGGCGGGATCCGTCAATGGGGGCATATCGGACACGGACTTCCTTCGCTGGTTCGATCTGGCGATTTGCGCCAAGTTTTCCCGTGTCATTGTGAACATGCCACAGCGGGAAATGCGAAAAATTCTATCAACCGGCAAAGCCGAGCGAACTTATTGCTTTCGGCATTAAGGATCCCACGGATTCGGCCGAAAAGGTCCTTGTGCCATGCCGTCTGGTCAAAGGACGGTCCCGTCCGTAACCTGGTTGAGTGGAGCCAAGATGAGCCACGACGATCCCGTCGAACCCTCGCAGCCCGAAATGCCGCTGCTGTTGGCCGCCGAGCTGCAAGATCACTTGATGACGGCTCACAACGATCTGGAGCGCCTGCAGCGCCTGCTGGACGATGCCTGTGAAGTCCTGATGGAAGGATTTCACGGAACGGCCGGCCAGCTGGGCGAGGTCATCGACCTGGGACACGAGGTCACGCCGCATTTGCAGGCCGTGAGGCAGACGCTCTACAAGACCGTCACCGCCCTGCAGTTTCAGGACATGGCGACCCAGCTGATCGCCCACACGAACAAACGCCTGCGCAACTGCGCCGACCAGATTGCCCGTGACGCCCTGGGGGACGACGATCCCGATGGTGCCGCAGTGGTGGACGAGGCCCCGATGAAGCCGAACCCGGTCACCCAGGATGAGGTGGACGCCGGGTCGGTGGAGTTGTTCTAAAGAAGCCGTCCCACCAGCCGAAATAACGTCCGCCTAACCAGCATTCAATTAAGCCCCGGAGAGCGACATGCACTCGATTCTTGCCGTCGACGATTCTGCATCCATGCGTCAAATGGTTTCCTTCACGCTCAAGAGCGCTGGCTACAACGTGGTCGAAGCGGTTGACGGCCAGGACGCCTATGAAAAGGCCCAGGGCCGCAGTTTCGATCTGGTGCTGACCGACCAGAACATGCCCCGCATGGATGGCATCAGCCTGACCAAGAAGCTGCGTGAATCGCCCCAGTTCAAGACGACGCCGATCCTGATGTTGACCACCGAGTCCAGCGATCAGATGAAGCAGGCAGGCCGTGCCGCAGGTGCGACCGGCTGGCTGGTCAAGCCCTTTGACCCCACCAAGCTGATCGAAGTGATCCAGAAGGTGATCCGTTAACCGGGCGGGCGCCAGGTTCACGGGCATCGCGACGAATTTCAGGAGTCAGAGATGGCAGACACAAGCACTGATCACAGCGCGGCAGCAGGCATCGACCTGAGCCAGTTCTATCAGGTCTTCTTCGAAGAAGCAGGCGAGAACCTCGAGAACATGGAACAGCTCCTGCTGGAGCTGGACATCACGGCCGCCGACGACGAGGAGATGAACGCCATCTTCCGTTGCGCGCACTCGATCAAGGGCGGCGCTGCCACCTTCGGTTTCAGCGACGTGGCCGAGCTGACCCACCAGATGGAAACGCTGCTGGACAAGCTGCGCCGTCATGAACTGATTCCCACGCCGCCGATGGTGGACGTGCTGCTGCAGTCCGGCGATGCCCTCAAGGCCATGCTGGGCCGCCACCAGGGCTCCGGCGGCGAAGAGGTGGACACTTCCGAGCTGTTGTTCAACATCCGCGCCATGGTGGCCGGTGAAGCGCCACCCGCCGCAGAGGCTGTGGTGGCTGCGCCCGTGGTCAGGCAGGAAGCGCCTGTTGCCCAGGCCGCTGTTGCAGTGCCTGCTGCAGCGCCCACCACGGGCAAGCGCACGGTCGAGTTGCGCGTGGGCCCCTTGAGCGATGCTTCGCAGGCCGACAACCTGGTGGACCTGTTCAAGGAAATCACCGATCTGGGCACCATCGAACCTCTGGCCGATGATCCTGCTCTGGCTGGCATCCGCCGCTTCAAGGTGGACACGGCCTCCGCTGAATCCGAACTGCTGGACCTGTTCACCTTCCATGTGGCGCGTGAGCAAGTGGCCTTCCTGCCCTATGGCGACGCGGCGGCCCCTGCTGCACCGGCTGCGCAGGCTGAAGCATCTGAGAAGGGCTACGGCTTCTTTGACGATGCGCCTGGTGCCCCGGCCGCCGCGCAGCCTGTCGCCCCCGTTTCGGCCATCGAGCCTCAGCAGCCCAAGCCGGTGGCAGCCGTGGCCAAGCCCGCTGCGCCCAAGGCCGAGAAGCCAGCCGCTGCGCTTGAAGCCTCCACCATCCGCGTGTCGGTCGAGAAGGTCGATCAGCTCATCAACCTGGTGGGCGAACTGGTGATCACCCAGGCCATGCTGGCCCAGAACAGCCGCGGCCTGGACCCGGTCGTCTACCAGCAACTGGTGACCGGCCTGACCGACCTGGACCGCAACACCCGCGACCTGCAAGAGGCCGTGATGTCGATCCGGATGATTCCGATGTCGACGGTGTTCAGTCGCTTCCCCCGCATGCTGCGCGACCTGGCCAACAAGCTGGGCAAGAAGGTCGAGCTGGTCACGCAGGGTGAAGCCACCGAACTGGACAAGGGCCTGGTCGAGAAGATCACCGACCCGCTGACCCACCTGGTGCGCAACTCCTGCGACCACGGTGTTGAAATGCCTGCAGACCGCCTGGCAGCTGGCAAGCCCGAAGTGGGCACCATCACCCTGGCCGCTTCGCACCAGGGTGGCTCCATCGTGATCGAAGTGCGTGACGACGGCCGTGGCCTGTCACGCGAGAAGCTGCTGCGCAAGGCCCGCGAAAAGGGCATTGACGCACCTGACAGCCTGACCGACTCCGAAGTGTGGAACCTCATCTTTGCGCCGGGCTTCTCCACAGCCGATGTGGTGACCGATGTGTCCGGCCGCGGCGTGGGCATGGACGTGGTCAAGAAGAACATCACCTCGCTGGGTGGCACGGTCGAGATCGACTCGGCCGAAGGCTACGGCATGCGCGTGGCGGTTCGCCTGCCGCTGACCCTGGCCATCATGGACGGCATGAGCGTGGGCGTGGGCGAAGAGGTCTACATCCTGCCGCTGTCGTCGGTGGTCGAGTCCTTCCAGGTCAGCCAGGAGATGGTCAAGACCATCGGGGGCTCGGGTCGCGTGGTCGAGGTACGTGATGAATACATGCCGGTGATCGAGCTGGAGAAAGTCTTCCAGGTGCCCCGATTCGATTGGGAGCACAACAGCGGGATCATGGTGGTGGTCGAGGCAGAGAGCGGCCGTGTGGCCCTGCTGGTCGACGAGCTGCTGGGGCAACAACAGGTGGTGGTCAAGAACCTTGAGACCAACTACCGCAAGGTCAACGATGTGTCGGGCGCCACCATCATGGGTGACGGCCGGGTGGCCTTGATTCTGGACGTGGGCAGCCTCGTGCGCCGCTCGCGTCACTGAGTTCAACAGGAGACCATGCAATGGGCATGATGGAAAAACTGGACGTGCAGGCCGATCTGGCACGCGAGTACCTGACCTTCCGCCTGGGCGATGAAGAGTACGGCATCGACATCCTGAAGGTGCAGGAGATCCGTGGCTACGAGAACCCCACGCGCATCGCCAATGCGCCCCACTTCCTCAAAGGGGTGGTGAACCTGCGTGGCACGATTGTCCCTATCGTCGACCTGCGTATGCGCTTTGGTTGCTCCTCGGCGGAGTACAACGCCTTCACCGTGTCGATCATCCTGCACATCGGGCAGCGCACCATCGGCGTGGTGGTGGACTCGGTGAGCGACGTGATGGAAATCCCGGCCGAGGCCATGCGCCCCGCGCCTGAAATGACTTCCGCCATCGAGGCGACCTACATCCGTGGGCTGGCTCAGGTGGGTGAGCGCATGGTGATCCTGCTGGATATTGAAGCCATGCTGATGAGCCAGGACATGGGTCTGGTTGACTGAACACAGGAGATGACATCATGAACAAGCTGTTTGCTGTTACCGCCATTGCGTTGTCCGTCATGACGGGCTCGGTTCTGGCCGCCGAGGGCGGTGCCACCAAGGAAGACGCGGTGGCCATGGTGAAAAAGGGCGTGGCCGCCATCAAGTCTGGCGGCGCTGACAAGACCTATGCCGAGTTCGGCGACAAGGCCAACACGACCTGGCACCAGCATGACCTGTATCTGGTGGTCTATGGCCTGGACGGCGTGGTGCGTGCACACGGTGCCAACGGCAAGATGGTGGGCAAGAACCTCATCGAGCTCAAGGACATCGACGGCAAGGCCTTCGTGAAGGAGCGTGTCGACATGGCCAAGACCCACGGCACCTTCTGGCAGGACTACAAGTTCACCAACCCCGAAACCAAGAAGATCGAGCCCAAGAGCATGTACTGCGAAAAGCTCGATGAAACCGTGGTGTGTGGCGGCATCTACAAGTGATGCTCGGTTAAGCCGAAGCGAAACAACGGGCCTTCAAGGGCCCGTTTGCTTTTGGTGGATGCGGCGCTTCAACCGGCGGCTTTGGCGGGGTTGCGGTAGACGTCGATCAGCTCGCCTTGCGGACCGAACAGGCGCGTGCGCCAGGCCTCTTCCAGTGCCTGGGTCTGTTGCTGCCTGGGGTGGAACTGGCGGCGCCAGAACTTGGGCATGTGGCGCAGCACGTTGCTGATGAGGGCCCCACGCCCGAACAGCGCCCGATAGCCGCGGCGGTTTTCTGCACGGTTGAACAGCTGGCCTTCCTTGATCAGCAGGCGCAGCCAGGCTGCCACCACCGCCGGCATCACGAAGAGGCCCACCAGCCAGCCGGCCTGCTTGCGCTCCTTCTGGGTGCCACCGATGAGCTCGAAGACGTCATAGGCCACCGACTTGTGTTCCAGCTCCTCCAGCGCGTGCCAGTACCAGAGCTTGAGCATCTCCGGGTCGGACGAATCGGTCAGGGCCTGGTTGGTCAGCCATTGCTCGGCCAGGTGCGCGGTGAAGTGCTCCATCATGGTCGTGCAGGCCAGTTGCAGCCGGGGTGAGAAGCGCTCCAGCTGGCGCAGCCCGAAGCGCACGTAGCGCGCGGGCAGGTCCACATCCAGGCCGCGTTCGCGAAACAGATCGTTAAGGCGCTCGTGTTCGCGGCCATGCAAGGCCTCCTGGCCCATGAAGCCCGACACCTGGGCTTTCAGCACCGGATCCTGGATCTGGTCGCGGAAGTTCCGAACCGACTCCATGAAAAAGCGCTCGCCCGGCGGGAAGGCGCCCGAGAACACGACGAACAGCAGGCTGGCCAGCGGGTTGTTGTCGTAGAAAAAGTAGCGGTCTGCCTCACGTGAAAACTTGAAATCGATGTGGCGCGGCGGGATGCCTACCTGGGCGCCGGTGAGGGAACGTGATGCGGCGGTTTCGGACATGGCTGGAATGTCTCCGTACTGAAGGTGGCGAGGTCAGTGGCTTGGTCGCTTGACGTGCACGATAATCAGCGCCAGTTTGTTCCGAATGTTTATTCGGATTCAATTCGGATCTTTGTTGGTTCTCTGCTCCGGAACGCCGCCCATGCAACGCATCCCCAGACAGCAACGTGCCAAGTCCACCGTCGAAGCCATCCTGGACGCCGGCTACATCAGCCTGGGCCGACATGGGCTGGCGGGCACAACCACCACGCACATCGCCGACATCGCGGGTGTCAGCGTGGGCTCGCTGTACGAGTATTTCAAGAACAAGGAAGCGATCTACGAGGCCATGCGCGACCGTTTCGTGCGAGACCTCATCGGCGTGCTGCAACCGCTGACGCCGCGCATCGTGCGCATGCCGGTGGTGGAGGCCATTCCGATCCTGCTTTACGACGTGCAGGCGCTGTTGCTGCGTGATGAGCAGCGCTACCTCAAGTACGCCCGCGAGGTGTTCAACGCGGACTTCCGCTTCGACCTCACCGATGTGTCCCGGTCACTGGGCGACATCATCGTGCAGTACCTGCTGCACAACCCGAAATACGCCGGCATGCAGCGCTTTGCGGCCATGAGCTACATCTTCGTCAACGCGGGGATGTTCACCGTGATCCGGCACATGTCAGACCCGAACCCGCCCATCACGTATGACGAGCTGGTGGACGGGCTGGCCCACATGGTGAGCCACTATGTGCGCATGGAGCGGCAACTGGCCCGGCGGCAGAGCGACGCGTCGGGCGCAGCTGACAAAGCGGCGAGCTGATCTCAGCCCGCCTGCAGGGCCCTGGCCAGCATGGCGTCGAGCTGCGTCAAGGGCAGGGCCAGGCGCGATGCCGCATCCGAGACCTCGCGCTGCTTGGGTGCCCACACCGGCGCGGGCCAGCGGGCATCCCAGTCGAAGCGGGCAATCACGTGCCAGTGCAGATGCGGCACCACATTGCCCAGCGAGGCCAGGTTGATCTTGGTGGGGCTGAGCGCCTCACGCAGCACGGTTTCCACCTTGGCCACCGTCTGCATGATGTGGCTGCGGTTCTCGGGGATGAGGTCCGTCCACTCGGCCACGTGGTCGTTCCAGATCACGCGGTAGAAGGCAGGATGGTCCTCGTCCAGGGCGCGGATCACACGGAGCTTGTCGGTGCGCACGATGAGGATGCCCCCATCTTGCGTACACAGTTCGCAGCCCACGGCGCGGGAAGTATCCAGTTGCCCCATGATCAGACCAGCACCCGTTCGATGCCGCCGTTATTGGCCTTGGCCACGTACTCCGGCATCCAGTTCTCGCCCAGGATCTGCTTGGCCATCTCGATCACGATGTAATCGGCCTCCAGCAGCCCGGTCTGGGCGTCGTCCACGTAGCGGCTCAGGCCTTGCAGGCAAGCCGGGCAGGACGTCAGCACTTTCACGTTTTCCTTCTCGCCGATCAGGCCCTTGGCGCGCAACTCGGCCTCGCCCTTGCGGATCTCTTCTTCCTTGCGGAAGCGGATCTGTGTGGATACATCCGGGCGGCTCACGGCCAGCGTGCCCGCCTCGCCGCAGCAGCGCTCGGACTTGATGACACCGTCGCCCACCAGGGCCTTGACGGTCTTCATCGGGTCCTGCAGCTTCATGGGCGTGTGGCAGGGGTCGTGGTACAGGAAGGCGCCCTTGCCTTGCAGGGTGATGCCCTTTTCAAGCAGGTACTCGTGGATGTCGATGATGCGGCAGCCCGGGAAGATCTTGTCGAACTGGTAGCCCTGCAACTGGTCGTAGCAAGTGCCGCAGGACACGACCACCGTCTTGATGTCCAGGTAGTTCAGCGTGTTGGCCACGCGGTGGAACAGCACCCGGTTGTCGGTGATCATCTTCTCGGCCTTGTCGAACTGGCCGGCACCGCGTTGCGGGTAGCCGCAGCACAGGTAGCCAGGCGGCAGCACGGTCTGCACGCCGGCATGCCACAGCATGGCTTGCGTGGCCAGGCCCACTTGCGAGAACAGGCGCTCCGAGCCACAACCGGGGAAGTAGAACACCGCCTCGGTATCGGCCGTGGTCTGCTTGGGGTCGCGGATGATGGGGACGTAGTCCTTGTCCTCGATGTCCAGCAACGCACGCGCGGTCTTCTTGGGCAGGCCACCCGGCATCTTCTTGTTGATGAAGTGGATGACCTGCTCCTTGAGCGAGGCCGTGCCGACCGACGCCGGCGGGGCGCTGGTC contains:
- a CDS encoding cache domain-containing protein codes for the protein MNKLFAVTAIALSVMTGSVLAAEGGATKEDAVAMVKKGVAAIKSGGADKTYAEFGDKANTTWHQHDLYLVVYGLDGVVRAHGANGKMVGKNLIELKDIDGKAFVKERVDMAKTHGTFWQDYKFTNPETKKIEPKSMYCEKLDETVVCGGIYK
- a CDS encoding chemotaxis protein CheW; translated protein: MGMMEKLDVQADLAREYLTFRLGDEEYGIDILKVQEIRGYENPTRIANAPHFLKGVVNLRGTIVPIVDLRMRFGCSSAEYNAFTVSIILHIGQRTIGVVVDSVSDVMEIPAEAMRPAPEMTSAIEATYIRGLAQVGERMVILLDIEAMLMSQDMGLVD
- a CDS encoding metal-dependent hydrolase: MSETAASRSLTGAQVGIPPRHIDFKFSREADRYFFYDNNPLASLLFVVFSGAFPPGERFFMESVRNFRDQIQDPVLKAQVSGFMGQEALHGREHERLNDLFRERGLDVDLPARYVRFGLRQLERFSPRLQLACTTMMEHFTAHLAEQWLTNQALTDSSDPEMLKLWYWHALEELEHKSVAYDVFELIGGTQKERKQAGWLVGLFVMPAVVAAWLRLLIKEGQLFNRAENRRGYRALFGRGALISNVLRHMPKFWRRQFHPRQQQTQALEEAWRTRLFGPQGELIDVYRNPAKAAG
- a CDS encoding chemotaxis protein CheA, which encodes MADTSTDHSAAAGIDLSQFYQVFFEEAGENLENMEQLLLELDITAADDEEMNAIFRCAHSIKGGAATFGFSDVAELTHQMETLLDKLRRHELIPTPPMVDVLLQSGDALKAMLGRHQGSGGEEVDTSELLFNIRAMVAGEAPPAAEAVVAAPVVRQEAPVAQAAVAVPAAAPTTGKRTVELRVGPLSDASQADNLVDLFKEITDLGTIEPLADDPALAGIRRFKVDTASAESELLDLFTFHVAREQVAFLPYGDAAAPAAPAAQAEASEKGYGFFDDAPGAPAAAQPVAPVSAIEPQQPKPVAAVAKPAAPKAEKPAAALEASTIRVSVEKVDQLINLVGELVITQAMLAQNSRGLDPVVYQQLVTGLTDLDRNTRDLQEAVMSIRMIPMSTVFSRFPRMLRDLANKLGKKVELVTQGEATELDKGLVEKITDPLTHLVRNSCDHGVEMPADRLAAGKPEVGTITLAASHQGGSIVIEVRDDGRGLSREKLLRKAREKGIDAPDSLTDSEVWNLIFAPGFSTADVVTDVSGRGVGMDVVKKNITSLGGTVEIDSAEGYGMRVAVRLPLTLAIMDGMSVGVGEEVYILPLSSVVESFQVSQEMVKTIGGSGRVVEVRDEYMPVIELEKVFQVPRFDWEHNSGIMVVVEAESGRVALLVDELLGQQQVVVKNLETNYRKVNDVSGATIMGDGRVALILDVGSLVRRSRH
- a CDS encoding response regulator; its protein translation is MHSILAVDDSASMRQMVSFTLKSAGYNVVEAVDGQDAYEKAQGRSFDLVLTDQNMPRMDGISLTKKLRESPQFKTTPILMLTTESSDQMKQAGRAAGATGWLVKPFDPTKLIEVIQKVIR
- a CDS encoding response regulator, which produces MPPLTDPAQTGVNSMPPVRLRVLHLEDNDEDHALVAIHLRRGGINADIVRVENEAALIEALEQDWDLILSDYNLPGYSGLAALDKVRSMGKLVPFILVSGEIGEDIAVQAMRNGANDYLLKSNLARLAPAALLAIEANRTRIAKQRADHALSRSRQQLRELAQHLQTSIEQERAAIAREIHDDVGGALTAVKFDLAWIARHAGSPEIAERVQQALESVGHAHEASQRIMHNLRPAILEQGLVAALQWMSDRFAKRTGLQVSFRTSHEQLQLAPGVPLVAYRFAQEALTNVSKHAQASKVSVDLTQAGGVLSIEVTDNGRGLNAEDLAKARSFGIRGLHERAETVGGWVDISSNPDGTTLILSVPLSGPENGFIDRLLPDLEAGTLGNEADPDDPTVWGKL
- a CDS encoding HIT family protein; protein product: MGQLDTSRAVGCELCTQDGGILIVRTDKLRVIRALDEDHPAFYRVIWNDHVAEWTDLIPENRSHIMQTVAKVETVLREALSPTKINLASLGNVVPHLHWHVIARFDWDARWPAPVWAPKQREVSDAASRLALPLTQLDAMLARALQAG
- a CDS encoding response regulator transcription factor, whose product is MIKVILCDDHALIRRGIRDTLADAPDIDVVGEAADYGELRTLLRDKSCDVLVLDINLPGRSGLDVLHVLKEEGSTLKVLVVSMYPEDQYAMRALKAGASGYLNKGSDAAQIVAAVRTVAQGKKYVTPEMTLMLVENLTAPAQEDAHQKLSDRELQTLVMIASGKRLSDIAEQLLLSPKTVSVYRARVLEKLGLTNNSDLIAYAIRNGLV
- a CDS encoding TetR/AcrR family transcriptional regulator, whose protein sequence is MQRIPRQQRAKSTVEAILDAGYISLGRHGLAGTTTTHIADIAGVSVGSLYEYFKNKEAIYEAMRDRFVRDLIGVLQPLTPRIVRMPVVEAIPILLYDVQALLLRDEQRYLKYAREVFNADFRFDLTDVSRSLGDIIVQYLLHNPKYAGMQRFAAMSYIFVNAGMFTVIRHMSDPNPPITYDELVDGLAHMVSHYVRMERQLARRQSDASGAADKAAS